The Micromonas commoda chromosome 16, complete sequence genome has a window encoding:
- a CDS encoding predicted protein, producing MAKGEAPPSPRASHGSRDENFDDPPSPWTAAARASDPAFDRPAPPRSPRNRRHGYEETKARWSAPPPDTAEGGLAPSVVRGVEAEWRERYDELRGMLERKTDELELATRHLMTTKEESALMLEKLAAADGLSHASARAPPPAARIQELVDRVRVAEAAAQQQQARAVRAERERDDASRRLEDASRATWESDAGRLATDLAAANAEHAHRVDELQTRWKARLDEETARARRDAEAERDVALAKCGEAAADAARADAATRECARLEDEKASLECAVRELANLNSKLAARVAANAVGALDARAVGLDFSSLVPKLGAGPGKEKAGKGKKGGKVRRDGSRGGSRSSSRDPSPPPPPVEAEERPASARRGVVAMTMTPPPTMTTTGSNLPLGGGRRGWNPGGIPPRPIPDPPPPPPPGLPPPPSSAGRRRAGAHLEAVAAPLPAAAAVRRELFRPRAKIPSRPARGSVGTSVSRAAGGYDYAPARVFGKRVGEETPRHVRQARDAARRAAASLRHAMGGGTHGRGRGGGGPPSRFVPEYLEDDAGGSRALASANRPTSAADSPSGRVGMQLRDEFEALRCEYGELLDAAAKGKNVADLSSKIESVIFKLERKSAIIARLHRSNHDGL from the exons ATGGCCAAgggggaggcgccgccgtcgccgcgggcgtcgcacGGAAGCCGCGACGAGAACTTCGACGATCCTCCCAGCCCgtggaccgccgccgcgcgcgcatccgaCCCGGCGTTCGACCGacccgcgcccccccgcTCCCCACGGAATCGTCGACACGGGTACGAGGAGACCAAGGCGAGGTGgagcgcgccaccgccggacACCGCCGAGGGGGGactcgcgccgtcggtggTGCGGGGGGTGGAGGCGGAATGGAGAGAGCGGTACGACGAGCTGCGGGGGATGCTCGAGCGGAAaaccgacgagctcgagctcgccacCAGGCATCTCATG acgacgaaggaggagagcgcgctgatgctcgagaagctcgccgccgccgacggcctctcgcacgcctccgcccgcgcgccgcccccggcggccaGGAtccaggagctcgtcgaccgCGTCAGAGTCgcagaggcggcggcgcagcagcagcaggcgcgcgcggtgcgcgccgagcgcgagcgcgacgacgcgtcgcgtcgcctggaggacgcgagccgcgcgacgtgGGAGTCGGACGCCGGgcggctcgcgacggacctcgccgccgcgaacgcggaaCACGCGCACCGCGTAGACGAGTTGCAGACGCGATGGAAGGCGAGGCTGGACGAGGAgacggctcgagcgcgccgcgacgccgaggcggagcgcgacgtcgcgctggcgAAGTGcggggaagcggcggcggacgcggcgcgcgcggacgcggcgacgagggagtgCGCGAGGCTGGAGGATGAGaaggcgtcgctcgagtGCGCCGTTCGCGAGTTGGCGAATCTGAATTCCAAGCTCGCGGCTCGAGTGGCGGCGAACGCTGTGGGCGCGTTGGACGCTCGGGCCGTCGGTCTCGACTTCAGTTCGCTCGTGCCCAAGCTCGGGGCGGGGCCCGGGAAGGAAAAGGCGGGGAAAGGGAAGAAGGGTGGGAAGGtgcggcgcgacgggtcgaGGGGGGGATCGAGGTCGTCTTCCCGGGatccctccccgccgccgccgccggtcgaggcggaggagcgtcccgcgtccgcgcggcggggcgtcgtcgcgatgacgatgacgccgccgccgacgatgacgacgacgggctcgaaCCTTCCCCTCGGGGGCGGTCGACGAGGTTGGAACCCCGGCGGTATCCCCCCGAGGCCGATACCGGACCCTCCGCCTCCCCCTCCGCCCGgcctgcccccgccgccgtcgtccgccggccgccgccgcgcgggcgcccacctcgaagccgtcgccgctcccctccccgccgccgccgccgttcgaaGGGAGCTGTTCCGGCCGAGGGCTAAGATCCCGAGCCGTCCGGCGAGGGGATCGGTGGGCACCAGCGTGAGCCGTGCGGCTGGCGGGTACGACtacgcgccggcgcgggtttTCGGTAAGAGGGTCGGGGAGGAGACGCCGAGGCACGTGCGTcaggcgagggacgcggcgaggcgcgcggcggcgtcgctgcgACACGCGATGGGGGGAGGGACGcacggtcgcggtcgcggcggaggaggtccGCCGTCCCGATTCGTCCCGGAATACTTGGAAGATGACGCTGGCGGTtcgagggcgctcgcgtcggccaATCGTCCAACGTCCGCTGCGGACTCGCCGTCCGGCAGGGTCGGCATGCAGCTCAGAGACGAGTTCGAGGCGTTGAGGTGCGAGTACGGCGAGctcctggacgcggcggcgaagggtaAGAACGTGGCCGACTTGAGCTCGAAGATCGAGTCGGTGATTTTCAAGTTGGAGCGGAAATCGGCCATCATCGCCAGGCTCCATCGGTCGAACCACGACGGGTTGTGA
- a CDS encoding predicted protein — MRPCSTLALLLALALLALAGFARADHPTYADRVRANRGPYPIDEADARARHARSGVGRITGLDAAPLLRRRRLAEDTATIDGAPAPIKGCAAHTDEASCALPCRWCKSAAVPSACFSAKAAASLPAGVFECTSHPRGASDVAAAR, encoded by the coding sequence ATGCGCCCCTGCTCGACGctggcgctcctcctcgcgctggcgctcctcgcgctggcggggttcgcgcgcgcggaccacCCGACGTACGCGGACCGCGTCAGGGCGAACCGTGGGCCGTATcccatcgacgaggcggacgccaggGCTCGACACGCGAGGTCCGGGGTTGGGCGAATCACGGGTCTGGACGCGGCTCCTCTCCTCAGACGCCGGCGCCTGGCGGAGGATaccgcgacgatcgacggcgcgcccgcgccgatcaAGGGGTGCGCGGCGCACACGGACgaggcgtcgtgcgcgctcCCGTGCCGGTGGTGcaagagcgcggcggtgcccagCGCGTGCTTCAGcgcgaaagccgcggcgtcgttgcCGGCTGGTGTTTTCGAATGCACGTCGCAcccgcggggcgcgtcggacgtcgccgccgcgcggtga
- a CDS encoding predicted protein, translated as MSAPLLAEVAPIDPPAPVKPPPPPKKPPVATPPPGGPTVKAKTLTEQFKEALEGTDGLTPSKTVELLDRFIVGQADAKRACAVALRNRWRRHRVDPSLRDEIVPKNILMIGPTGCGKTEIARRLAKITDSPFVKVEATKFTEVGFHGRDVDQIIKDLVDNAMHITKTKLRQRFEKEVNEVVENKIVDFMCGETSGDVTRDAFLQMYRDGALDHRVIELELPEGGGEGKGMELGGSNQMTPERKLIPGGRLGGRGARMTKKRMTVRECRPLIEEMEYERLINSDVVVKEALKAVENDGIVFLDEIDKIVSSSDHRHGADASSEGVQRDLLPIIEGSVVATKHGNVNTDQILFIASGAFHQCKPSDMLAELQGRLPIKVELKGLTADDLLRILTEPEANVLKQQRALLETEGVELSFTDEAVRHIANLSAEVNRTVDNIGARRLHTVLEKIVEEVSFHAPEKVATYRETGGIGPLKIVIDVPEVDGAIGELMQKTDLSRFVL; from the exons atgtccgcgccgctcctcgcggaggtcgcgcccatcgatccccccgcgcccgtcaagccgccgccgcctcccaagaagccccccgtcgcgacgcccccaCCGGGAGGACCCACGGTCAAGGCGAAGACCCTCACGGAGCAATTCAAGGAGGCTCTGGAGGGAACCGACGGCCTCACCCCGTCGAAGACTGTCGAACTCCTCGACCGATTCATCGTCGGGCAGGCTGACGCCaagcgcgcgtgcgcggtggcgctgcgCAACCGCTGGCGCAggcaccgcgtcgacccgtCCCTTCGAGACGAGATCGTGCCCAAGAACATCCTCATGATCGGGCCCACCGGCTGCGGCAAGACGGAGATCGCGAGGCGACTCGCCAAGATCACCGACTCGCCCTTCGTCAAGGTCGAGGCGACCAAGTTCACCGAGGTGGGCTTccacggccgcgacgtcgaccagATCATCAAGGATCTGGTCGACAACGCGATGCACATCACGAAGACCAAGCTGCGACAGCGATTCGAGAAGGAGGTTAACGAGGTTGTGGAGAACAAGATCGTGGACTTCATGTGCGGCGAGACGAGCGGGGACGTGACGCGCGACGCTTTTCTGCAGATgtaccgcgacggcgccctggaCCACCGCGTgatcgagctcgagctccccgagggcggcggcgagggtaaGGGGATGGAGCTCGGCGGTTCCAATCAGATGACGCCGGAGCGT AAGCTCATACCGGGCGGGCGTctcggcggccggggcgcgaggatgaCCAAGAAGCGCATGACGGTTCGCGAGTGCCGCCCTCTGATCGAGGAGATGGAGTACGAGCGTCTCATCAACTCCGACGTCGTGGTCAAGGAGGCGCTCAAAGCGGTTGAGAACGACGGCATCGTGTTCCTCGACGAAATTGACAAGATCGTCTCGTCCTCGGACCACaggcacggcgcggacgcgtcgtcggagggGGTCCAGCGCGACCTGCTGCCCATCATCGAGggcagcgtcgtcgccacgaaGCACGGCAACGTCAACACCGACCAGATTCTCTTCATAGCGTCGGGCGCGTTTCACCAGTGCAAGCCCAGCGACatgctcgccgagctccaggGCCGCCTGCCCATCAAGGTTGAGCTCAAGGGCCTGACCGCGGACGACTTGCTCCGCATATTGACGGAACCCGAGGCGAACGTCCTGAAGCAGCAGAGGGCGCTGCTCGAGACGGAAGGGGTCGAGCTGAGCTtcaccgacgaggcggtTCGACACATCGCGAACCTCTCCGCCGAGGTGAACCGCACCGTCGACAACATCGGCGCCAGGCGGCTGCACACGGTGCTCGAGAAGATCGTGGAGGAGGTGTCGTTCCACGCGCCGGAAAAGGTGGCGACGTACAGGGAGACGGGAGGGATCGGGCCGTTGAAGATCGTCATCGACGTGCCGGAGGTTGACGGCGCCATCGGCGAGCTCATGCAGAAGACGGATCTGAGCAGGTTTGTGCTGTGA
- a CDS encoding predicted protein, whose translation MRYVSTRGFKYASLEDVILNGFAPDGGLYVPERIPVVEPDTLRSWSGLTFPQLAFEVLSLFIEPSDVDPSDLRRLLDESFAAFDHPDVAPLAKTPDMLVLELFHGPTMSFKDVAMGFLISLTDHFLRRRNERRNVLVATTGDTGPAAAHAAIGRDRVHAWVLYPTGGFISDTQERQMTTIDEPNVHAVGVGGCADGGDDLDAIVAKLFADESLREECGLGSVNSVNWGRVACQTVHYFWAYLAAVGPDGLAAGERVAFAVPCGAFGNLFAGYVARRAGLPIARLIAATNSNGAVHDVFATGVWRRRPLINTVSSAIDIVVPYNFWRTMYFALGEDAAALRATQDTYASTGEARIPNAALEHLREIFWSASVDDDATLATIGTFYGSSARPPDAGRYLVCPHTSVAAVAAARARAHDPEVGGRKVIVLATASPCKFPEVIRRAL comes from the coding sequence ATGAGGTACGTCAGCACGCGCGGCTTCAAGTACGCGAGCCTCGAGGATGTCATCCTGAACGGTttcgcccccgacggcgggcTGTACGTCCCCGAGCGCATCCCCGTCGTGGAACCCGACACGTTGCGATCGTGGTCCGGACTGACCTTCCCGCAGCTAGCGTTCGAGGTGCTCTCGCTGTTCATCGAGCCGTCGGACGTCGACCCGAGCGACCTGAGGCGGCTGCTGGACGagtcgttcgccgcgttcgaccacccggacgtcgcgccgctgGCAAAGACGCCGGATAtgctcgtcctcgagctgtTTCACGGCCCCACGATGTCGTTCAAGGATGTCGCCATGGGGTTCCTCATCTCCCTCACCGACCACTTCCTGCGCCGGCGGAACGAGCGACGCAACGTGctcgtggcgacgacgggagaCACCggcccggccgccgcgcacgccgccatcggcCGCGATCGCGTTCACGCGTGGGTCCTATACCCGACCGGCGGGTTCATCTCGGACACCCAGGAGCGGCAGATGACCACCATCGACGAGCCCAACgtgcacgccgtcggcgtcggcggatgcgccgacggcggcgacgacctcgacgccatcgtcgccaaaCTCTTCGCGGACGAGTCCCTGCGTGAGGAGTGCGGCCTCGGGAGCGTCAACAGCGTCAACTGGGGCCGAGTCGCGTGCCAGACGGTGCACTACTTCTGGGCCTatctcgccgcggtcggacccgacgggctcgccgcgggggagcgcgtcgcgttcgcggtgcCGTGCGGGGCGTTCGGTAACCTCTTCGCCGGGTACGTGGCCAGACGCGCGGGGCTGCCGATCGCGCgactcatcgccgcgacaaACTCCAACGGCGCGGTGCACGACGTCTTTGCCACCGGCGTctggcgccgacgaccgctGATCAACACCGTCTCCTCAGCGATCGACATCGTCGTCCCGTACAACTTCTGGAGGACGATGTacttcgcgctcggcgaggacgccgccgcgctgagggCCACGCAGGACACGTACGCGTCGACAGGGGAGGCTCGGATACCGAACGCCGCGTTGGAACATTTGCGTGAGATTTTTTGGTCCGCctcggtggacgacgacgcgacgctggCAACGATCGGGACGTTCTAcgggtcgagcgcgcgtccgcccgaTGCGGGTCGTTACCTCGTGTGCCCGCAcacgtcggtggcggcggtggcggcggcgcgggcgcgggcgcacgATCCCGAGGTGGGAGGTCGTAAGGTTATCGTCCTGGCCACAGCGTCGCCTTGTAAATTCCCGGAGGTTATCCGGAGGGCCCTG
- a CDS encoding predicted protein, which produces MGKGGAINRRKDRGKKKAAAPKAEEPLDWVQCTGCDKWRRIPASIVEKLGEEDEWFCKENPDKAMASCDAPEEAYDDEDPADAAPMEVDDSSLGWVACDACQKWRRIPASIVDALGEQDKWFCKDNPDKNTASCDAPEEAYEDDAADPAETEPMETEPTPSRVHAADPAPAKTPAAVTFAPDTAPAPAPSPPNLDLAPHQPAPSAPPATGEPKPETPVPIDETLQGSAYGDSTGWRRPPLSRCTPEDFMLDFMRFTDSQGDDWEVVWDILDNSLRRSGRPMDALGFYKEICWRGGFVNRESAKKRIKMPDVFKQLHNHYVNHTYTDIGNNLLNTYERYFWAYERAHPEDVSNQRCVTCEQDRVEKPGQMLRCDGCGDWHHAECAAFDPTDSGIVRGVVEIVTSFVCVRCRDAARKDPKRLIAFESERVTREDLEDRMKHRAEENFTRHLAMQRRRGRRYDPSFVRPTRDPDALANKTTGKYDDKPIGTWAAAKNYVPPKNHEAVPDRTTAKKSEEDGERRPNLLDDGWVPATAEGRAVFGLGSDVGAAIESAARDAIAKEAAAVRAARLAKEPEPWVAGRAEAEWTGDPKPDMTTVGEWLAAQGKLHVSDPAATLVLNRNLTPAQVDAMRAAGDAAFKEASAKFGASTAAATAAKEQPPPEPHPQETFQKVAGPLITHIVDGVKTTLPADEFRARRDGTAPTPPARLHDPDAKYPGKVLNDGMVQIAGPIWGYGFNAAEANAMAAQLHKTGDVNSKERREGKAR; this is translated from the exons ATGGGCAAGGGAGGCGCCATCAACCGAAGAAAGGACCGgggcaagaagaaggccgCGGCCCCAAAGGCCGAAGAGCCGCTCGACTGGGTTCAGTGCACCGGATGCGACAAATGGCGCCGGATacccgcgtccatcgtcgagAAGttgggcgaggaggacgaatGGTTCTGCAAGGAGAACCCGGACAAGGCCATGGCTTCGtgcgacgcccccgaggaggcttacgacgacgaggatcccgcggacgccgcgccgatggagGTCGATGATTCCTCGCTCGGATGggtcgcgtgcgacgcgtgccAAAAGTGGCGCAGGATccccgcgtccatcgtcgacgccctcggcgaacAGGACAAGTGGTTCTGCAAGGACAACCCCGACAAAAACACGGCTTCCTGCGACGCCCCGGAGGAGGCttacgaggacgacgccgcggacccggcggagaCCGAGCCCATGGAGACCGAGccaacgccctcgcgggtACACGCGgccgaccccgcgccggcgaagacCCCGGCCGCGGTCACGTTCGCGCCcgacaccgcgcccgcgcccgcgccatCCCCTCCGAATCTCGACCTCGCGCCCCACCAACCAGCCCCGTCGgctcctccggcgacgggcgagccCAAGCCCGAGACGCCCGTCCCGATCGACGAGACGCTTCAGGGCTCCGCGTACGGCGACTCCACGGGCTGGCGCAGGCCCCCGCTGTCGCGATGCACCCCCGAGGACTTCATGCTCGACTTTATGAGGTTCACCGACTCGCAGGGCGACGACTGGGAAGTCGTGTGGGACATCCTCGACAACTCGCTCCGGCGAAGCGGCCGAccgatggacgcgctggGTTTCTACAAGGAGATCTgctggcgcggcgggttcgtcaACCGCGAGTCCGCCAAGAAGCGCATCAAGATGCCCGACGTGTTCAAGCAGCTCCACAACCACTACGTCAACCACACCTACACCGACATCGGCAACAACCTTTTAAACACGTACGAGCGATACTTTTGGGCGTACGAACGAGCGCACCCGGAGGACGTCTCCAACCAGCGATGCGTGACGTGCGAGCAGGACAGGGTGGAGAAACCCGGGCAGATGCTCCGGTGCGACGGGTGCGGGGATTGGCACCACGCCGagtgcgccgcgttcgacccgACCGACTCGGgcatcgtccgcggcgtcgtggagatTGTCACGTCATTCGTGTGCGTGCGatgccgcgacgccgcgaggaaagACCCGAAGAGGCTCATCGCGTTCGAGTCCGAGCGCGTGACGCGGGAGGACCTGGAGGATCGCATGaagcaccgcgcggaggaaAACTTCACGCGGCACCTCGCCATGCAGCGCCGCAGGGGCAGGCGGTACGACCCGAGTTTCGTCCGGCCCACccgcgaccccgacgcgttGGCGAATAAAACAACCGGAAAGTACGACGACAAACCCATCGgaacgtgggcggcggcgaagaactACGTGCCCCCGAAGAACCACGAGGCGGTGCCCGATCGAACAACAGCGAAGAAGAgcgaggaggatggggaACGACGACCGAACCTGTTGGACGACGGGTGGgtccccgccaccgcggagggtCGCGCCGTCTTCGGCTTGGGTtccgacgtcggcgccgccatcgagtcggcggcgagggacgcgatcgccaaggaggctgccgcggtgcgcgcggcgcggctcgccAAGGAACCGGAGCCGTGGGTCGccggccgcgcggaggcggagtgGACGGGGGATCCAAAGCCGGACATGACCACCGTCGGCGAGTGGCTGGCGGCGCAGGGGAAACTCCACGTCTcggatcccgcggcgacgctcgtgTTGAACCGGAACCTTACCCCCGCGCAGGTGGACGCGATGAGAGCCGCGGGGGATGCGGCGTTTAAGGAGGCGAGCGCAAAGttcggcgcgtccaccgcggcggcgaccgcggcgaaggagcagccgccgccggagccgcaCCCCCAGGAGACGTTCCAGAAAGTCGCCGGTCCACTCATCACCcacatcgtcgacggggtcAAGACGACGCTACCCGCCGACGAGtttcgggcgcgacgcgacggaaccgcgccgacgccgcccgccagGTTgcacgacccggacgcgaaGTACCCCGGCAAGGTTCTGAACGACGGGATGGTCCAGATCGCGGGTCCCATCTGGGGGTACGGCttcaacgccgccgaggctaacgcgatggcggcgcagcTGCACAAGACGGGGGACGTGAACTCGAAGGAG AGAAGGGAGGGGAAGGCGAGATaa
- a CDS encoding predicted protein, which yields MRTSSSSSSANAHRFGPIDIPDSQVFCETPLSLGLVNLKPVVPGHVLIISRRVVARFADLTPEETTDLWSLAKRVGTCIEPHFGATSLTYAIQDGPAAGQTVPHVHVHVLPRKPGDFENNDEVYERIEESGEAGERLDLDAERVVRTANEMAQEARELRALLDASRGT from the exons ATGaggacctcctcgtcgtcctcctcggcgaacgcgcACAGGTTCGGACCGATCGACATCCCGGACTCGCAGGTCTTCTGCGAGACGCCGCTCTCGCTCGGGCTCGTGAACCTCAAGCCGGTGGTCCCCGGGCACGTCCTGATAATCTCGCGTagggtcgtcgcgcggttcgcggaCCTCACCCCGGAGGAGACGACGGACCTGTGGTCCCTCGCCAAGAGGGTCGGGACGTGCATCGAGCCTCATttcggcgcgacgtcgctcaCGTACGCCATACAGGAcgggcccgcggcggggcagACGGTGCcgcacgtccacgtccacgtgcTCCCCCGGAAACCCGGAGACTTCGAGAACAACGACGAGGTGTACGAGCGCATAGAGGAGAGCGGAGAGGCG GGCGAGAGGCTCGATCTGGACGCGGAACGGGTGGTGCGCACGGCGAACGAGATGGCGCAAGAGGCGCgggagctccgcgcgctgctcgacgcgtcgaggggaACGTGA
- a CDS encoding predicted protein, giving the protein MQLRYPEYQVANYRRIERDDKENDVENEHGFAGVSRYAPFVGVEDLVHEDGTDCYQARVRDSAGREHHFAFHFPTRWGAAAAHDLLARRLEYYGPRCAAGTTRNFASDVSWDRLVGVLIAGAAWTGPSGSGEGPVEGATKKGEKSGAKRAAAGRKRKADAAEDAPEEEEEEGEEEEEEEEASSSSEEEPSPYNGKRQMPAKFARKVAPLPPRNPRQPAHSPCMRLVGLAVEKESIWEGDDGPTRGVVTGFHESVPHWGETFDVLLDENHLDAGLTFEELLLILANDSDKERSVSDETWALAMGLLRLDDPGSSLVVRQFHQLYPRYSGFDRVDGKEGKYEAKILDKKGRLHHFAYHFPTRWGAAAAHEILARRLEFHGPGVIRGTLRNFKPDAPWDALVGVLIAGAKWRPRVRSNATGDDRGESDAADKKRSETLMSFIKWDHKSGRLRLAA; this is encoded by the coding sequence ATGCAGCTCAGGTACCCCGAGTATCAGGTGGCCAACTACCGCcgcatcgagcgcgacgacaaAGAGAACGACGTAGAGAACGAGCACGGCTTCGCGGGTGTTTCGCGGTACGCCccgttcgtcggcgtcgaagaCTTGGTGCACGAGGACGGCACGGACTGCTACCAGGCCCGGGTGCGAGActccgccgggcgcgagcacCACTTCGCGTTCCATTTCCCGACGAGatggggcgccgccgcggcgcacgatcTCCTCGCCAGGAGGCTCGAATACTACGGCCCcaggtgcgcggcgggcacgacgAGGAACTTCGCGTCGGACGTGTCGTGGGACCGGCTCGTCGGGGtgctcatcgcgggcgcggcgtggacgggcCCGAGCGGGTCCGGCGAAGGTCCCGTCGAAGGGGCAACGAAAAAGGGCGAAAAGAGCGGGGCGaagagagcggcggcgggacggaaGAGgaaggcggacgcggccgaggatgcgcccgaggaggaggaggaagagggagaagaagaagaggaggaggaggaagcgtcgtcgtcgtcggaggaggaaccGTCGCCGTACAACGGCAAGCGTCAGATGCCCGCGAAATTCGCGAGGAAGGTGGCGCCCCTCCCCCCGAGGAACCCGCGCCAACCCGCGCACAGCCCGTGCATGCGACTCGTGGGCCTCGCGGTGGAGAAGGAGTCCATCTGGGAGGGCGATGACGGACCGACGCGAGGCGTGGTGACGGGATTTCACGAGTCCGTTCCGCACTGGGGCGAGACGTTTGACGTGTTACTCGACGAGAACCATCTAGACGCGGGGTTGACGTTCGAGGAGCTGCTGTTGATCCTGGCGAACGACTCGGACAAGGAGCGGTCGGTGTCAGACGAGACGtgggcgctcgcgatgggTTTGcttcgcctcgacgacccgggctcgtcgctcgtcgtccggcAGTTCCATCAGCTGTACCCGCGATACTCCGGTTTCGACCGAGTGGACGGGAAGGAGGGCAAGTACGAGGCGAAGATCCTCGACAAGAAGGGTCGGCTGCACCACTTCGCGTACCACTTCCCGACTAGgtggggcgccgccgccgcgcacgagatTCTCGCCAGGCGGCTGGAATTTCACGGACCCGGGGTGATTCGGGGGACGCTTCGAAACTTCAAGCCCGACGCGCCTTgggacgcgctcgtgggcgtgctcatcgcgggcgccaagTGGCGACCTCGCGTTcggtcgaacgcgacgggggacgaTCGTGGCGagtcggacgccgcggataaGAAGAGGTCCGAGACGCTGATGTCGTTCATCAAGTGGGATCACAAGTCGGGTCGACtgcggctcgcggcgtga
- a CDS encoding predicted protein: MFGNFGVNLGSVGNLFGASGPRLNYDLGEAYPRAAGGWTHYRATSKEDGSPASVFKFVCNDVHKERVRVEVARNGAKRLKTTRHPNILMLKDSLEVEEGDKLTIYVVTESVMPLEEHLKDLPTSTSQRDEYYALGIRQVATAVSFLANDCALVHGGVSMSTVVVTDRLDWKLAGLDLLSEHAAIGRGTHGPAPLVHAAFSVPDQYKPEEYRRGDWAGIPGGPPWAIDAWGLGCLIQEVYRGGAISRTDQLREVDHIPQVLLKDYQRLLATAPERRYNPKKLVENSSLFSNKLVETITFLDNLTLKDSIEKEQFFRHLPRVMESLAKAPVQRKILPHIGEALVFGSAPALAVSPMLHAAEGLSDDDFASKVTPTIVKLFAKETANASDKLVRVALMENLSRFAKHLPNKLADETIFPAMSSSFTDEDPFVRELTLKATLVLAPKLTQRTHGNLLKYLSKLQVDPEPPIRANTTILLGNIARYLAEATAKRVLLNAFTRALRDQFPPARKAGLMALCSTVDFYEPGEAAQRVLPAVAPLTVDPEREVRECAFRCLDMFTDLL, encoded by the coding sequence ATGTTCGGCAACTTCGGCGTGAACCTCGGTTCCGTCGGTAACCTCTTTGGCGCGTCCGGCCCGAGGCTCAACtacgacctcggcgaggcctacccgcgcgccgcgggcggctgGACGCACTACAGGGCCACCAGCAAGGAGGACGGCTCTCCCGCGAGCGTGTTCAAGTTTGTGTGCAACGACGTCCACAAGGAGAGGGTCCGCGTGGAGGTGGCGAGGAACGGCGCCAAGCGGCTCAAGACCACGAGACATCCGAACATCCTGATGCTCAAGGACTCGctcgaggtggaggagggcgacaaGCTGACCATCTACGTCGTCACCGAGTCCGTCATGCCCCTCGAGGAGCACCTCAAGGATCTGCCAACCTCCACGTCCCAGCGCGACGAGTACTACGCGCTCGGCATACGGCAGGTGGCCACGGCGGTGTCCTTCCTGGCCAACGACTGCGCTCTGGTGCACGGTGGCGTGAGCATGTCAACGGTCGTGGTCACCGACAGGCTCGACTGGAAGCTCGCGGGCCTCGACCTCCTGTCCGAGCACGCAGCCATCGGGCGGGGCACGCACggacccgcgcccctcgtgcacgccgccttctccgtcCCCGATCAGTACAAGCCGGAGGAGTACCGGCGCGGGGACTGGGCGGGGATCCCCGGCGGACCCCCTTGGGCGATTGACGCGTGGGGGCTGGGGTGCTTGATCCAGGAGGTGtaccggggcggcgcgatctCGCGGACCGATCAGCTCCGGGAGGTGGACCACATCCCGCAGGTTCTCCTGAAGGATTACCAGAGgctcctcgcgacggcgcccgagcGCAGGTACAACCCAAAGAAACTCGTCGAGAACTCCAGCCTCTTCTCCAACAAGCTCGTGGAGACGATCACGTTCCTGGACAACCTCACGCTCAAGGATTCCATCGAGAAGGAGCAGTTCTTCCGGCACCTGCCGAGGGTCATGGAGTCCCTCGCCAAGGCTCCGGTGCAGCGAAAGATCTTGCCGCAcatcggcgaggcgctcgtgtttggaagcgcgccggcgctcgcggtgtcgccgatgctgcacgccgcggagggcctctccgacgacgactttgCATCCAAGGTGACGCCCACGATCGTCAAGCTCTTCGCCAAGgagacggcgaacgcgtcggacAAGTTGGTCCGAGTGGCGCTCATGGAGAACCTCTCGCGATTCGCCAAACACCTGCCGAATAAACTCGCAGACGAGACGATCTTCCCGGCGATGTCCAGCTCGTTCACGGACGAGGACCCGTTCGTTCGGGAGCTCACGCTCAAGGCGACGCTGGTGCTGGCGCCCAAACTGACGCAGCGAACGCACGGTAACCTGCTCAAGTACCTGTCCAAGCTGCAGGTTGACCCGGAACCTCCCATCCGCGCCAACACCACCATCCTCCTCGGCAACATCGCGCGgtacctcgccgaggccacgGCGAAGCGCGTGCTGCTCAACGCGTTCACCAGGGCGTTACGGGACCAGTTCCCCCCGGCCCGAAAGGCTGGGCTGATGGCGCTGTGCTCCACCGTGGATTTTTACGAACctggcgaggcggcgcagaggGTGCTACCCGCGGTTGCGCCGCTCACCGTCGACCCGGAACGAGAGGTTCGCGAGTGCGCGTTCCGGTGCCTGGACATGTTCACCGACCTACTGA